A stretch of the Enterobacter mori genome encodes the following:
- the dinG gene encoding ATP-dependent DNA helicase DinG: MALTAALKAQIGAWYKALQQQIPDFIPRAPQRQMIADVAKTLAGDDGRHLAIEAPTGVGKTLSYLIPGIAIAREEDKTLVVSTANVALQDQIFSKDLPLLRKIIPDLRFTAAFGRGRYVCPRNLAGLASSEATQQDLLAFLDDDLTPNNKAEQELCATLKVDLDGYKWDGLRDHTDKAISDDLWRRLSTDKASCLNRNCHYYRECPFFVARREIQEAEVVVANHALVMAALESEAVLPEPKNLLLVLDEGHHLPDVARDALEMSAEITAPWFRLQLDLFCKLIATCMEQFRPKTTPPLAVPERLSDHCEEVYGLISSLNNILNLYLPQTQEAEHRFAMGELPEEVMEICQQLAKHLEKLRGLAEMFLNDLSEKTGTHDVVRLHRILLQMNRALGMFEAQSKLWRLASMAQASGAPVTKWATREERDGQAHLFFHCVGIRVADQLEKLIWRSVPHVVVTSATLRSLNSFSRLQEMSGLKEKAGDRFVALDSPFNHCEQGKLVIPRMKYEPLIDNEEQHIAEMAAYFREQVESKKYPGMLVLFASGRAMQRFLEHVTDLRLLLLVQGDQPRYRLVETHRKRIDNGERSVLVGLQSFAEGLDLKGDYLTQVHIHKIAFPPIDSPVVITEGEWLKSLNRYPFEVQSLPAASFNLIQQVGRLIRSHGCWGEVVIYDKRLLTRNYGQRLLNALPIFPIEQPEVPEVKKRPAKLAAGRRKSIRAKGRGPTGK, translated from the coding sequence ATGGCTTTAACCGCTGCGCTCAAGGCGCAAATTGGCGCATGGTATAAGGCGCTACAACAGCAGATCCCCGACTTTATCCCCCGAGCGCCGCAGCGGCAGATGATTGCTGACGTGGCCAAAACGCTCGCCGGGGACGACGGGCGACATCTGGCGATTGAAGCCCCTACCGGCGTCGGGAAAACCTTGTCGTATCTTATTCCCGGCATCGCGATTGCGCGGGAAGAGGATAAAACGCTGGTGGTCAGTACCGCCAACGTGGCGCTGCAGGATCAGATCTTCAGCAAAGATCTGCCGCTGCTGCGCAAAATCATCCCCGACCTGCGCTTTACGGCCGCCTTTGGGCGCGGGCGCTACGTGTGTCCGCGAAACCTGGCGGGGCTGGCCAGCAGTGAGGCGACGCAGCAGGATCTGCTGGCCTTCCTCGACGACGATCTCACGCCGAACAACAAAGCCGAGCAGGAACTCTGCGCCACGCTCAAGGTCGATCTTGACGGCTATAAGTGGGATGGCCTGCGCGATCATACTGATAAGGCCATCAGCGACGATTTATGGCGCAGGCTCAGCACCGATAAAGCGAGCTGCCTGAACCGCAACTGCCATTACTACCGAGAGTGCCCGTTCTTCGTCGCCCGGCGAGAAATCCAGGAGGCGGAGGTGGTGGTCGCCAACCACGCGCTGGTGATGGCCGCGCTCGAGAGCGAAGCGGTGCTGCCGGAGCCAAAAAACCTGCTGCTGGTGCTCGATGAAGGCCACCATCTGCCGGACGTGGCGCGGGATGCGCTGGAGATGAGCGCCGAAATTACCGCGCCGTGGTTCCGCCTGCAGCTCGATCTGTTCTGCAAGCTGATTGCCACCTGCATGGAGCAGTTCCGCCCGAAAACCACGCCGCCGCTGGCGGTGCCGGAGCGGCTGAGCGACCACTGTGAAGAGGTCTACGGCCTGATCTCATCGCTCAACAACATTTTAAATCTTTATCTTCCGCAAACGCAGGAAGCTGAACACCGCTTTGCAATGGGTGAGCTACCTGAAGAGGTGATGGAGATTTGCCAGCAGCTGGCGAAGCATCTGGAAAAACTGCGTGGGCTGGCGGAGATGTTCCTGAACGATCTCAGCGAAAAAACCGGTACGCATGACGTGGTGCGTCTGCACCGCATTCTGCTGCAGATGAACCGCGCGCTGGGGATGTTCGAAGCGCAGAGCAAGCTCTGGCGGCTGGCCTCAATGGCGCAGGCCTCCGGCGCGCCGGTCACTAAATGGGCGACCCGCGAAGAGCGGGACGGGCAGGCGCACCTCTTTTTCCACTGCGTGGGCATCCGCGTGGCCGATCAGCTGGAAAAGCTGATCTGGCGCAGCGTGCCGCACGTGGTTGTCACCTCTGCCACGCTGCGCTCCCTGAACAGTTTCTCAAGGCTGCAGGAAATGAGTGGGCTAAAAGAGAAAGCGGGCGACCGCTTCGTGGCGCTGGACTCGCCGTTTAACCACTGCGAGCAGGGCAAGCTGGTCATTCCGCGCATGAAATATGAGCCGCTCATCGACAACGAGGAGCAGCACATCGCGGAAATGGCGGCCTACTTCCGCGAACAGGTCGAGAGCAAAAAATACCCCGGCATGCTGGTGCTGTTTGCCAGCGGGCGGGCGATGCAGCGCTTCCTGGAACACGTCACCGATCTGCGTTTACTCCTGCTGGTGCAGGGCGATCAGCCGCGCTACCGGCTGGTAGAAACGCACCGCAAGCGCATTGATAACGGCGAGCGCAGCGTGCTGGTAGGGTTGCAGTCGTTTGCTGAAGGCCTGGATTTAAAAGGGGACTACCTGACGCAGGTGCATATTCATAAAATCGCCTTCCCGCCCATCGACAGCCCGGTGGTGATCACCGAAGGAGAGTGGCTGAAAAGCCTTAACCGCTATCCGTTTGAGGTGCAGAGTTTACCTGCGGCGTCGTTTAACCTGATTCAGCAGGTGGGGCGTTTGATTCGTAGCCACGGCTGCTGGGGGGAGGTGGTGATTTATGACAAACGGTTACTTACCAGGAACTACGGCCAGCGGCTGCTCAACGCGCTGCCGATCTTCCCGATCGAACAGCCGGAGGTGCCGGAGGTAAAAAAACGCCCGGCAAAACTGGCCGCCGGGCGTCGGAAAAGCATCCGTGCTAAGGGGCGCGGTCCTACTGGTAAGTGA
- a CDS encoding fimbrial protein — translation MKKILTLLLLGLASNANADDIQIQMTGNIYANTCVIDSASRNLTVDLGQAVSGSFKDVGDTGEWKDFSLSVSHCPATLALATAYFYGQADSEHPTKFANIGSAKGLALELADRQDKILIAPQAAFNVAINPSDHTATFPLSARYYATSTPVSAGTFSSVIQVTFTYQ, via the coding sequence ATGAAAAAAATACTGACATTACTGCTGTTGGGTCTGGCATCCAACGCTAACGCCGATGATATCCAGATCCAGATGACGGGAAATATTTACGCCAACACCTGCGTGATCGACAGCGCCAGCCGCAACCTGACGGTGGACTTAGGCCAGGCGGTGTCGGGCAGTTTTAAAGATGTGGGCGATACCGGCGAGTGGAAAGACTTTTCCCTTTCGGTCTCGCATTGCCCGGCCACGCTTGCTCTCGCCACGGCCTATTTCTACGGCCAGGCAGACAGCGAGCACCCGACAAAATTTGCCAACATCGGCAGCGCGAAAGGACTGGCGCTGGAGCTGGCTGACCGTCAGGACAAGATACTCATTGCCCCACAGGCAGCCTTTAACGTCGCCATTAATCCGAGTGACCACACGGCGACGTTTCCGCTTTCCGCACGTTACTACGCCACCTCCACGCCCGTCAGCGCGGGTACGTTCAGCAGTGTGATTCAGGTGACCTTCACTTACCAGTAG
- a CDS encoding fimbrial protein: MQMIKQCFFLLILGTAALFMPHAKATCSTPDMPKMINVASISVPTTLAVGETIPGTEQTAHVAGHCDQSIDSGLEIVACYYGTGAEIPGMKGVYDSGVPGIGIALMNDKGQRISGAGGIQCDSRTMPIGYVSDDGQLSFNFDVTLELVKTSSEVTSGTLVQSQTEFGIGVFGHEGIGSPNHIAYAGNINLQTVTCSVLPKNLTINLGDFPVSDFIGVGTLSQPAQEFNVSVNCNTTVQPEVKITSANGYEEGFEGVIKLTQESGMAKGVGVRMLFDGNIATFDSYVSTQRPAEANETLEIPFQVRYMQTQPNVLPGPANTVATLTLAYK; this comes from the coding sequence ATGCAAATGATTAAACAGTGCTTTTTCTTACTGATTCTCGGCACCGCCGCGTTATTTATGCCGCACGCAAAGGCCACCTGTTCCACGCCGGATATGCCGAAGATGATTAACGTCGCCTCGATTTCAGTTCCGACCACGCTTGCGGTGGGCGAAACCATTCCCGGCACGGAACAGACTGCGCATGTTGCGGGGCACTGCGATCAATCCATCGACAGCGGGCTGGAAATCGTCGCGTGCTATTACGGTACCGGTGCGGAAATCCCCGGCATGAAAGGTGTCTATGATTCCGGTGTTCCAGGTATCGGTATCGCGCTGATGAACGACAAAGGGCAACGCATCAGCGGAGCCGGTGGCATTCAGTGCGACTCGCGCACCATGCCCATTGGCTATGTCTCTGATGACGGGCAACTGTCCTTCAATTTTGATGTGACGCTGGAACTGGTTAAAACCAGTAGCGAAGTGACGTCCGGTACGCTGGTGCAGTCGCAAACTGAGTTTGGCATCGGCGTCTTCGGCCATGAAGGGATCGGCTCGCCAAACCATATCGCTTACGCCGGAAACATCAACCTGCAAACCGTCACATGTTCTGTGCTGCCAAAAAACCTCACCATCAACCTGGGCGATTTCCCGGTGAGCGACTTTATCGGCGTGGGTACGCTCTCCCAACCCGCTCAGGAATTCAACGTCAGCGTGAACTGTAATACCACCGTACAACCGGAGGTGAAGATAACCAGCGCGAACGGGTACGAAGAGGGATTTGAAGGCGTGATAAAACTGACTCAGGAGAGCGGAATGGCGAAAGGGGTGGGCGTCAGGATGCTGTTTGACGGCAACATCGCCACTTTCGACAGCTACGTCAGCACCCAACGCCCGGCCGAAGCCAACGAAACGCTGGAGATACCTTTTCAGGTTCGTTATATGCAAACGCAACCGAACGTTCTTCCTGGCCCGGCGAACACGGTCGCCACACTCACTCTCGCTTATAAATAA
- a CDS encoding fimbria/pilus outer membrane usher protein: MYSHKKPFTCRFSSLLVILCGLAMAIFAQQVMADDYFNPALLDIDNPQQGKTDLSVYEKGPGQAPGKYQVTIFINNNKIDTRNVTFTLEKDAHGDNSLQPCFSLEDLKSLGIKTQTYPQLMAKGQCANLNAIPAASATFHVRNQQLLLSIPQLALNKVPRGSIDPKEFDEGITAGILNYSATASQSHARQQGEQDNSSQYVNLRPGFNIGAWRVRNYSTWNRSTQGKEEQQKFSSVYTYAQRDIVAIKSDLTVGQSSSPSDVFDSVPYTGVQLNSDSDMLPDSEKGFAPIIRGTAHSNALVMVRQNGYVIYQNTVAPGAFEINDLYPTGSSGDLQVTVKETDGSESHFVVPYASVPVLQREKNLRYSVTAGRYRAYDNDVEKTPFAQGSAIYGLPYGVTVYGGVQQSSHYQSQALGAGKNMGDLGAFSIDVTRAKALLKQQQSSKGQSWRVRYSKDFAGSGTNFSLAGYRYNSKGFYTLEDTMESYTRSDDWSAPQQRRARTEATIDQTLPEGWGSVTLSMVKETYWSQNQDMNSMSVSYNNSWHGVSYSLSYSMNKNTSDSDEDGNQVTNDNQFSLSVSVPLDRWMHNTWATYNLNNTKDGTTQNIGLNGTALEEDNLNWNIQQGLSSTGSGNSTSMNADYKATYGEVSAGVSQDKYQQTVNVGLQGGVIAHANGITLSQPLGETIALVKAPGTHGTHIANQTGVETDFRGYTVVPFVTAYRHNTIALDTETLPDNADVTHAAQVVTPTRGAVVRASFNTRVGSRVLMTLTQNGKPLPFGATVTTEDKDSEFIVGNDGQTYLSGLPQQGHLNVSWGQEASEHCVADYALMDEKEKTSIINAAAQCH, translated from the coding sequence ATGTACAGCCATAAAAAGCCGTTCACCTGTCGATTTTCTTCATTGCTGGTCATTTTATGTGGACTGGCAATGGCGATTTTTGCGCAGCAGGTTATGGCTGATGATTATTTCAACCCGGCGCTGCTTGATATTGATAATCCGCAACAGGGAAAGACAGACCTCTCTGTATATGAAAAAGGGCCAGGGCAAGCACCGGGAAAATATCAGGTCACTATTTTTATTAATAATAATAAAATTGATACCCGCAATGTCACCTTTACATTAGAAAAAGACGCCCACGGGGATAATTCACTCCAGCCCTGTTTCTCGCTTGAGGATTTAAAAAGCCTCGGCATTAAAACCCAAACATACCCGCAGCTGATGGCAAAAGGCCAGTGCGCCAATTTAAACGCCATCCCTGCGGCATCCGCTACGTTTCACGTTCGCAATCAGCAGCTGCTGCTCAGTATTCCACAGCTGGCCCTGAACAAGGTTCCACGCGGCTCTATCGACCCAAAAGAGTTCGACGAAGGGATCACCGCAGGTATTCTCAACTACAGCGCCACCGCCAGCCAGAGCCACGCACGCCAGCAGGGTGAACAGGATAACAGCAGCCAGTACGTCAACCTGCGCCCTGGCTTTAACATCGGTGCCTGGCGCGTGCGTAACTATTCCACATGGAATCGCAGCACCCAGGGCAAGGAAGAGCAGCAAAAGTTCTCCTCCGTTTATACCTATGCCCAGCGCGATATCGTGGCGATAAAAAGCGACCTCACCGTCGGGCAAAGCTCATCGCCTTCCGATGTTTTTGACAGCGTGCCTTATACCGGCGTGCAGCTTAACTCCGACAGCGACATGCTGCCGGACAGCGAAAAAGGCTTTGCGCCGATTATACGCGGCACTGCCCACAGCAACGCGCTGGTGATGGTCCGCCAGAACGGCTATGTCATTTACCAGAACACGGTCGCGCCCGGCGCGTTTGAAATTAACGATCTCTACCCTACCGGCAGCAGCGGCGACCTGCAGGTCACCGTGAAAGAGACCGACGGCAGTGAAAGTCATTTCGTGGTGCCGTATGCCTCCGTACCGGTATTGCAGCGTGAAAAAAACCTGCGCTACAGCGTCACCGCCGGGCGTTATCGCGCTTACGACAACGATGTTGAAAAGACTCCGTTTGCCCAGGGTAGCGCAATCTATGGCTTACCTTATGGTGTCACCGTTTATGGCGGCGTTCAGCAGAGCAGCCATTATCAATCTCAGGCGCTCGGTGCCGGGAAAAACATGGGCGATTTAGGCGCGTTCTCCATCGACGTTACCCGCGCGAAAGCCCTGCTGAAGCAGCAGCAGTCCAGCAAAGGCCAGTCCTGGCGCGTGCGCTACAGCAAAGATTTTGCCGGTTCAGGCACCAACTTCTCCCTCGCGGGCTATCGCTACAACAGCAAAGGGTTTTACACCCTGGAAGACACCATGGAGTCATATACCCGCTCTGACGACTGGTCTGCCCCTCAGCAGCGCCGCGCCCGAACCGAGGCCACCATCGACCAGACGCTGCCCGAAGGCTGGGGATCAGTCACCCTGAGCATGGTGAAAGAGACTTACTGGAGCCAGAACCAGGACATGAACTCCATGAGCGTCAGCTACAACAACAGCTGGCACGGGGTGAGCTACAGCCTGAGCTACAGCATGAACAAGAACACCAGCGACAGCGATGAAGACGGTAATCAAGTGACGAACGACAACCAGTTCTCGCTGAGCGTCTCCGTTCCGCTGGATCGCTGGATGCATAACACCTGGGCCACCTACAACCTGAACAATACCAAAGACGGTACGACGCAGAATATCGGCCTCAACGGCACGGCGCTGGAGGAAGACAACCTGAACTGGAATATCCAGCAGGGGCTGAGCAGCACCGGCAGCGGCAACTCGACCAGCATGAATGCTGATTACAAAGCGACCTACGGCGAGGTGAGCGCAGGCGTCAGTCAGGATAAGTATCAGCAGACCGTTAACGTCGGTTTGCAGGGCGGCGTCATTGCCCATGCCAACGGCATCACCCTGAGCCAGCCGCTGGGTGAAACCATCGCGCTGGTGAAAGCGCCAGGGACACACGGGACACATATCGCTAACCAGACGGGCGTGGAGACCGATTTCCGCGGCTATACCGTCGTCCCGTTTGTGACTGCATATCGCCATAACACTATTGCGCTGGATACCGAAACGCTGCCGGACAACGCCGACGTGACGCACGCGGCGCAGGTGGTGACCCCGACACGCGGCGCCGTGGTGCGCGCCAGCTTTAACACCCGCGTGGGCAGTCGCGTACTGATGACGCTCACGCAAAACGGGAAACCGCTGCCCTTTGGTGCAACGGTGACCACCGAGGATAAGGACAGCGAGTTCATTGTCGGTAACGACGGGCAGACCTACCTCTCGGGCCTGCCGCAGCAAGGACATCTCAACGTTTCCTGGGGACAGGAGGCGAGCGAGCACTGCGTCGCTGACTACGCGCTAATGGATGAGAAAGAGAAAACCAGCATCATTAACGCTGCCGCGCAGTGTCACTGA
- a CDS encoding fimbrial biogenesis chaperone, whose product MRHGYLLSTLLLVAATAHAGVIINGTRLVYQGDKKESSLGLSNPDATDYLVQSWVDSGGKNRAKAPFLITPPLFRLDAKEDNVLRVVRTGGNLPEDRESLYWLNIKAIPSAKHVEGMNTLQIAINTRIKLLYRPSSVKGKPEEVADKLEWHREGNDLVVNNPTPFYMNFQKVTLNGHKVDKATWAVPETETHFALPGNVGGSTVAYSIITDYGSISQTVSKAVN is encoded by the coding sequence ATGCGCCATGGTTATTTACTGAGCACACTTTTACTGGTAGCCGCCACTGCACATGCAGGTGTCATTATTAATGGCACACGTCTGGTTTACCAGGGAGATAAAAAGGAATCCTCTCTTGGTCTTTCAAATCCAGATGCGACGGATTATCTGGTGCAGTCCTGGGTTGATTCCGGCGGTAAAAACCGGGCCAAAGCCCCGTTCCTGATTACCCCACCGCTGTTCCGCCTTGATGCGAAAGAAGATAACGTGCTGCGCGTGGTGCGCACCGGCGGTAATTTGCCGGAAGATCGAGAGTCCTTGTACTGGCTGAATATCAAAGCCATCCCTTCAGCTAAGCACGTTGAAGGAATGAACACCCTACAAATTGCCATTAATACGCGCATTAAATTGCTGTATCGCCCGTCATCGGTTAAAGGCAAACCTGAAGAGGTCGCGGATAAACTTGAATGGCATCGTGAAGGCAACGACCTGGTCGTCAATAATCCAACGCCTTTTTATATGAATTTCCAGAAGGTGACGCTGAACGGCCATAAAGTGGATAAAGCCACCTGGGCCGTTCCTGAAACTGAAACGCATTTTGCATTACCTGGCAATGTGGGTGGTTCAACTGTCGCGTATTCCATTATTACGGATTACGGCAGCATCAGCCAGACCGTGTCAAAAGCAGTTAATTAA
- a CDS encoding fimbrial protein, which translates to MNKVALGLLIAAAVGCSASAFAATNGEGQINFTGEIIDSACQVVNGLSNPLNVQLGKVSKTVFTGTGSTSTLTKFDIQLTNCPETVTSAAINFGGTPDSNNNAALALTPDVDAATGVAIQLVDSSEQPVSLYTPSQQYPLTSGTAVNDLEFGARYIQTGSAITAGPANSVSTFTVIYN; encoded by the coding sequence ATGAACAAGGTTGCTTTAGGTTTATTGATCGCCGCAGCGGTGGGATGTTCCGCATCCGCATTTGCGGCAACAAATGGTGAAGGGCAGATTAACTTCACCGGAGAAATTATCGATTCGGCTTGCCAGGTCGTGAATGGGTTAAGCAACCCGTTAAACGTTCAGTTAGGCAAAGTGTCTAAAACGGTATTTACCGGTACCGGCTCCACCAGCACATTAACCAAGTTTGATATTCAGTTAACAAACTGCCCGGAAACGGTCACCTCCGCAGCGATAAACTTCGGTGGTACCCCGGACTCAAATAACAATGCTGCGCTGGCGTTAACCCCTGATGTCGATGCGGCAACGGGTGTAGCTATTCAGCTGGTTGACTCCTCAGAACAACCGGTCAGCTTGTATACCCCGTCTCAGCAATATCCATTAACCTCCGGCACGGCGGTTAACGATCTGGAGTTTGGTGCACGTTATATTCAAACGGGATCCGCAATCACCGCAGGCCCGGCTAACTCCGTATCTACTTTCACCGTTATTTATAACTGA
- the ybiB gene encoding DNA-binding protein YbiB, with amino-acid sequence MDYRKIIKEVGRGKNHARDLDQETAHALYTHMLNGDVPELELGGILIALRIKGEGEAEMRGFYDAMQAKTMRLTPPVTKPMPIVIPSYNGARKQANLTPLLAILLNKLGFPVVVHGVSDDPTRVLTETIFALLGIEPTLHAGQAQAKLDGHQPVYIPVRALCPPLEKQLEMRWRMGVRNSAHTLAKLATPFNEDAALRLSSVSHPEYVARVGKFFEDIGGRALLMHGTEGEVYANPLRCPQIMLIDSAGSRAVLERGEENRDVVLPQAKDPHTTADWIVQCLSGNVPVPHSIRLQMACCLLATGEVDSVEAGLQRVAQSF; translated from the coding sequence GTGGATTATCGCAAAATTATCAAAGAGGTAGGGCGAGGAAAAAATCACGCCCGTGACCTGGACCAGGAAACGGCCCATGCGCTGTACACCCATATGCTGAACGGCGACGTGCCAGAACTTGAACTGGGCGGCATCCTGATCGCGCTGCGTATTAAAGGTGAAGGTGAAGCCGAGATGCGCGGTTTTTATGACGCGATGCAGGCGAAAACGATGCGCTTAACGCCGCCCGTTACGAAGCCGATGCCGATTGTTATTCCCAGCTATAACGGGGCGCGTAAGCAGGCGAACCTGACGCCGCTGCTGGCCATTTTGCTTAACAAGCTTGGGTTCCCGGTTGTCGTACACGGCGTCAGCGACGATCCGACGCGCGTGCTGACGGAAACGATCTTTGCGCTGCTGGGTATCGAACCGACCCTGCATGCGGGTCAGGCGCAGGCGAAGCTGGACGGGCATCAGCCAGTCTATATCCCGGTACGCGCGCTCTGCCCGCCGCTGGAAAAACAGCTTGAAATGCGCTGGCGTATGGGGGTGCGTAACAGTGCCCACACGCTGGCGAAACTGGCCACGCCATTTAATGAAGACGCGGCCCTGCGTCTTTCCAGCGTATCGCACCCGGAGTACGTGGCGCGTGTTGGCAAGTTCTTTGAGGACATTGGCGGACGGGCGTTATTGATGCACGGAACGGAAGGGGAAGTGTATGCCAACCCGCTGCGTTGCCCGCAAATCATGTTGATTGATTCTGCTGGTTCGCGTGCAGTGCTTGAACGAGGGGAAGAGAACAGGGATGTGGTTCTGCCACAGGCAAAAGATCCACACACCACCGCGGACTGGATCGTTCAGTGTCTGTCGGGCAATGTCCCCGTTCCGCACTCCATCAGGTTGCAAATGGCCTGTTGTTTGCTGGCGACAGGTGAGGTGGACTCAGTGGAGGCCGGACTGCAGCGCGTCGCGCAGTCGTTTTAG
- the ybiJ gene encoding DUF1471 family protein YbiJ, which translates to MKTIKYAVAAVALSALSFGAFAVEPVSSSQAQNMNKVGVVSAEGATTLDGLEAKLAEKAAAAGASGYTITSANGNNKLSGTAVIYK; encoded by the coding sequence ATGAAAACCATCAAATATGCTGTAGCTGCTGTTGCCCTGTCTGCTCTGTCTTTCGGCGCTTTCGCTGTAGAGCCAGTCTCTTCTTCTCAGGCACAGAACATGAACAAAGTGGGTGTGGTAAGTGCTGAAGGCGCGACCACGCTGGACGGTCTTGAAGCCAAACTGGCTGAGAAAGCAGCAGCTGCAGGCGCAAGCGGATACACCATTACCTCCGCTAACGGCAATAACAAACTGAGCGGTACTGCGGTTATCTACAAATAA
- a CDS encoding DksA/TraR family C4-type zinc finger protein, whose protein sequence is MASGWANDDAVNEQINSTIEDAVARARGELPRGESLQECEECGDPIPEARQKAIPGVRLCIACQQEKDSKNTSHSGYNRRGSKDSQLR, encoded by the coding sequence ATGGCTTCCGGTTGGGCAAATGACGACGCCGTAAACGAACAGATCAACAGTACGATTGAAGATGCTGTAGCCCGCGCTCGCGGTGAATTACCGCGCGGTGAAAGCCTGCAGGAATGTGAGGAGTGTGGCGACCCCATCCCCGAGGCGCGGCAAAAAGCCATCCCTGGAGTAAGGTTATGCATTGCCTGCCAGCAGGAGAAAGATTCAAAAAACACTTCACACTCGGGATATAATCGCAGAGGATCTAAAGATAGCCAGTTACGTTGA
- the mcbA gene encoding DUF1471 family periplasmic protein McbA, translating to MKRYMTLAVAGALAAASFSAWSVQSLNENTDTSQLRAAGTVSVSRASNLDDLQDKLAEKARQEGAKGFVVNSAGGDNHMYGTATIYK from the coding sequence ATGAAAAGATATATGACCCTTGCTGTCGCGGGCGCACTGGCAGCCGCATCTTTCTCTGCCTGGTCCGTTCAGTCACTGAATGAAAACACAGACACCAGCCAGCTGCGTGCTGCCGGTACAGTCTCCGTCAGTCGCGCGAGTAACCTTGACGATCTCCAGGATAAGCTGGCTGAAAAAGCACGTCAGGAAGGTGCCAAAGGTTTTGTGGTGAATTCCGCTGGCGGCGATAACCACATGTATGGCACAGCAACCATCTACAAATAA
- the rlmF gene encoding 23S rRNA (adenine(1618)-N(6))-methyltransferase RlmF, which yields MTAQKPGLHPRNRHNSRYDMKALCLSCPQLQDFIVQTPAGEPSVNFADPQAVKTLNKALLAHFYGVTHWDIPEGFLCPPVPGRADYVHHLADLLAEGNDGVIPQQATILDIGTGANLIYPLIGAHEYQWRFTGSEIGTEAFASAQAIINANPGLTRAIRLRRQKDDKSIFNGIIHKNEQYDATMCNPPFHDSAATARAGSERKRRNLGQAEDAALNFGGQQQELWCEGGEVAFILRMIAESKQFGRQVKWFTSLVSRGDNLPPLYRALTEAGTVKVVKKEMSQGQKQSRFIAWTFMDNNKRRK from the coding sequence ATGACTGCCCAAAAGCCGGGATTGCACCCGCGTAACCGCCATAACAGCCGCTATGACATGAAAGCGCTGTGCCTGAGCTGCCCTCAGTTGCAGGACTTTATCGTACAGACGCCAGCGGGTGAACCCTCGGTCAACTTTGCCGATCCTCAGGCGGTCAAAACGCTGAACAAAGCGCTGCTGGCCCATTTTTATGGCGTGACGCACTGGGATATTCCCGAAGGCTTTCTCTGCCCACCCGTGCCTGGCCGCGCAGATTACGTCCATCACCTTGCCGATCTTCTTGCGGAAGGGAATGATGGCGTCATTCCACAGCAGGCGACAATCCTGGATATTGGCACCGGGGCAAACCTGATTTACCCGCTCATTGGCGCGCATGAATATCAATGGCGTTTTACCGGCAGTGAAATTGGCACTGAGGCATTCGCCAGTGCGCAGGCGATTATTAACGCGAACCCAGGCTTAACCCGGGCGATCCGTTTACGTCGTCAGAAAGATGACAAATCCATCTTCAACGGCATCATTCATAAGAACGAGCAGTACGATGCCACGATGTGTAATCCGCCGTTCCATGATTCTGCTGCGACAGCACGAGCGGGCAGCGAGCGTAAGCGCCGTAACCTGGGGCAGGCGGAAGATGCCGCACTGAACTTTGGCGGTCAGCAGCAGGAACTCTGGTGTGAAGGGGGCGAAGTCGCGTTTATCCTGCGCATGATTGCAGAAAGTAAACAGTTTGGCCGTCAGGTGAAGTGGTTTACGTCGCTGGTGTCGCGTGGCGATAACCTGCCGCCACTCTACCGCGCCTTGACCGAAGCCGGTACGGTGAAAGTGGTGAAGAAAGAGATGTCGCAAGGCCAGAAACAGAGCCGCTTTATTGCCTGGACGTTTATGGACAATAATAAACGCCGTAAATAA